Genomic DNA from Telopea speciosissima isolate NSW1024214 ecotype Mountain lineage chromosome 2, Tspe_v1, whole genome shotgun sequence:
TATCCAATGAAGCTGGTCAATAGACGAAATAGAGAAACCAATCTAATTCAAACTCAAATCTTATTATCCCACCAATTTACACCAAATAATGTACCTATACATCAAATCACTAATTCACATCAAACCTCACAcaaattacaaatataatcaagaACACACTCTTCGacagaaatttcattttttggagAGGGGAGTGGGGAGTGGGGGAGAGAGTAAGCTAAagctgccaaaaaaaaaaaaaaaaaaatggggaagaaagaatcaaatcaaacaattgAGAAGGGGAGATTCTTTTGATCCAATAATGGAATTCATCAGAAGCAGCTCTCAAACGTTCATGGAATTGTCTGGCTTGGTATGTTGCGTTGGAGGTGATGAGGGATGAGAAGCAACCCCACCAGGCGGTGGTGTAGGCACTCCGTAGACCTGCGCACGAGTGCGTACATCTTGCCGTCCCTTTGCTCTTCCCAGGAAGTAGCAACCGAACCCAAGA
This window encodes:
- the LOC122651716 gene encoding uncharacterized protein LOC122651716, whose translation is MGLVVVISLPLILFAIVLGFGCYFLGRAKGRQDVRTRAQVYGVPTPPPGGVASHPSSPPTQHTKPDNSMNV